The following DNA comes from Musa acuminata AAA Group cultivar baxijiao chromosome BXJ1-4, Cavendish_Baxijiao_AAA, whole genome shotgun sequence.
GTATCAGTTGAATACGGAAGCCATGGAGTCGGGTGGAGGAAAGAAGAGCCACTGTTGCACCTTGGAACAACTCTTGGCGTGGGAGAAGAAGCTCTTTGAGGAGGTGAAGGTAGGATTGTGTTTCATGTGTGTTCACGAGGAGAGTTGATGTTGATTGTTTGATCTCTATGATTGCAGGCTAGAGAAGGTGTGAAGATCGAGCATGAGAAGAAGCTATCGACTTTGCAGAGCCTCGAATGCAGGGGAAAAGATGATTCGAAGCTGGACAAAACCAAGACTTCCATAACTAAACTGCAATCGCTAATCGTAGTCACATCTCAAGCCGTGACTACCACCTCTTCTGCTATCACACGAGTCCGTGACGACGAGCTCGCACCGCAGCTTTTCGAGATCTGCTACAAGTGAGTTGAGAAATCTGATGCATGCACATTACATTTATCAAATCTGATATGCAAATTTGCATGCAGCCTTCTGAGTATGTGGAAGCAAATGAACCGATTTCATGAAGCTCAAAACCATGTCGTCCAACAAGTGCGTGGTCTCGTGAACGGCGCCTTCGCTGGTGCGACCACATCTGACCTCCACAGGCTTGCCACGCGTGACCTCGAAGCTGCCATTTCAGCTTGGCATTCCAGCTTTGACCGCCTGATTAAGTACCAAAGAGACTACGTCAATGCGCTGTATGGTTGGCTCAAGCTGACCCTTCTCCGAGTCGGCGGTGACAATATCCAGGAAGATCACTCTTCTCCCCTCTCGATTGCACTCACTGCCTTCTGTGATGAATGGAAGCAGGCACTCGACCGACTGCCTGATAAGGTTGCCTCCGAGGCGATCAAAAGTTTCATGAGTGTCATCCATGTCATCTGCACAAAACAGGCGGAGGAGCTAAAGATTAAGAAGCGGGCTGAGACATACTCCAAAGAGTTGGAGAAGAAGTCGACGTCGCTGAGAAGTATCGAAAAGAAGTACTACCAATCCTACTCGACGGTCGGTATCGGCCTTCCCGGCGGTGGGAATGAGAACAACGGGCATGTGTTGTTCGACGCGCGTGACccgctggcagagaagaagctggAGATCGCCGCTTGCCGAAGAAAGGTGGAGGACGAGATGGTGAAGCATGCCAAGGCAGTGGAGGTCACAAGATCCATGACACTAAACAACATCCAGACGGGCCTGCCCGGGGTGTTTCAGGCCATCACCGGGTTCTCGGGCTTGTTTGTGGAGGTTCTTGAAGCTGTTTGCCGACGAGCTGGGTCGTTTTAGTAAGAACACCCGTTCCATAGTTTTGGCTGCTTGGATTGTCGACATTACTCGAGAAAAGAAGTAAACTAATAATATATGAAAGGGAGCCCTTTACATCTACTTGTTGTTTATTATAACAGATCTAATATTCTTTGCGACGTCTTTCTTTGTAGAGGCAAAAAATGAGTTGCTCAATTTTTGATTCAaatgttaattattttttatcatgaaaTTTTCGATAGCTATTTTTGAATGTCAGTGAAATGGCTGGGAGTACACATTTGGGTTGATTTTTAATTACGACTTAaatactttttattattattggatCATCTGGTCTTAAGTTACGAAAGTTGTGATAATTTGCTGGTTGTCCTCCGTATCTTACGGATCTATTGTTTAGAGAACGTGGATTCTGCATAGATTTAGTAATTCTCAAAACCATATTTTCTAAGTAGTTAACACATATAAGGtgatttatctttttttgttttttggtcaaCCATACATTACTCGATACAACAGTTGATTCCGTGATCAAAATAGACCgacataaaatatatcatcaatcgtttgatATTCGATAGGAAGAGATACAAATACCAGTCAAGACGGAAAAAACTCCAATCTGAGGAGCTCAACAAGGTGAAAAATACCGTatggatattatacatgaattagCTGCCGTTTGTGTTTGTGAGAACACAAACACAAATTATAGAGAACAAAAAACAAATCCAACCACTCATTTACACCCACCCATCCCAAGTCAGTGTTGTGCAAATCGCAGATTAAAGTACAactaaaaagaaagatataaaacaACACACTAGTTGCCGAGCACTGAGCAAAACATTTCCAACATTTCTCCACCACCTCTGCCAAAGATATCAACAGTGCATAAACTTTTTCCAAAAGAAAGTTCTGAACAAACAAAGTGCTAATTTAATGCACGTCCACTGAAATAAGACCTCTAAATGGAAGGTTGGACCTGAAATGAAAAAACCAATTAAATCGATCCCAAGTATACTTCAACTGATCACCATCAAAAGACCGGTCTTGTCTTTCTCAATGCTTCCAAAGTAAACATCCCCAAAATTGATTAATCTTCAAAATACAACGAGTTACTCCATTGATGAGACCTCCATTAAATTTTTGTGGCACATGATCCAAACATGTCTTGTTTGATCAGACCTTTTTATtgtcaaatattaaaatataaattctcTAAATATGCTGTCTGGAAGAATCTATTAAGTCGTAAGAAAGACAGTAATCTAGTATTTGTGAAATAAATCAAACTGTGCAATTTTGTCATTTAGAAACAAATGTCGTCTTACATCTAAAACAATACTTGTAAAACACATTTCACATGAAGCACGAAATAAAGATTACATATACTCTTCTAAACAGCAATAGAAGCACTAGAAGATTTGTCATCCAAGGAAAACTAAATAATTTAAATCAGTTACTAGAAAAGCTCAACTCATCTATAACCCATATTATAACCACGGTAGGACTCTCAAACAATAGACTCAGAATATGACAGTACGAATCATAAAATAACTATTAAAAAATGACAAAATATATCCACAATATCAAAAACTGAAAGCATAAGCCGATtgccactaagattgaatgagggGGGCAGCTTGCTCTGCCCTCTACTTTTCTAACTGATCTCAAAAACTCATGAAAAGCTCCTCCCGTCGACTAGAATTAAATTGTCACTTTCAAAGCTACATGGCCTCCATTTTATGCAAATTCATGAAGAACTAATTACATTCATCTAGGCTGAATTATATTAAACCAAAACATAGTAAAGCTACACTAAGCTATATCAGATTAAACTAAACAGTGTCTCACTAATTTGAATCCCTTAGATAGTTTTCAGAATGCTGATTTAACATTTAATACACAGTAGTTTGCATTGGGCTGATGCAAAAAGGTTGGTAAATTGCTTGTATTTGCTTCCCATCCAATCTCAATGTATCTAAGTAAGTTTGGTTACTGCAAAGAAACCAAGTAAATGGTTGTGTTTCAAATGATTaattcataaaaatgaaaacttaggGTGTGCAAAATCAAAATAGTTACCTGGGCTTTTGAACTAAAAATGACAACTCCAGTAAATTCAAAACAATAGTGCAATGGTTTATTCACAAAAGAATCCATTAAATTTCATGTTTGCAGAAGCATCTTTACAAATACATCATTCTTAACATCAAATAAttcaattatgaggtaaataaaaGATGGACTCCTTTCAGCTGATAACTGAACATAATTGAACCTGAATATGCTATGGACACGAAAAGTGCAACTAGGAAACCATCATATTATTATCAAGAATGTTAGTATAAAGCCATACATGACTGCAAAATCAAGGATTGACCAGACTATGAAAGAGCAATGCTGAAAAGAAATGAGACAGCACCTGAACACCATTTAAAGAAGAATGTATTTGTGAAGGATAAAATTATATGAAACAAAATAAGAAAACATTCTGTACAGTGTCACATTAATGATACAGTCGATGTTTCATTGTTAAAAAATGGTGTAGCAAACCATCCTGATGTACATCTGTATTAAGTTTGTCAATTGCTAAGTTCAACATCTGAAGTAGTTGATCAATTATATGATTTAGCTTGGTATATTGCATAATCATTTCTTCTATCACATCTCGGACAGTCCTACGtaaaagctagaagatttaggcCTGTTCAGTCAGGACCAGATTATTTCCTTGAAAAGCAATGACCAACTTCAACTACGACCTCAGAACTGAAAATTCACATGGTACATAATCATCAAGTTGGGAGGAAGCAAGTTCTTGCTCACATAGAATTACTAAAACACAATTTCTCTTTGCATAACTGATACTCTGAGATTCTTTTTCCACTCAAGATTCAAGATCTGGTAGTAATTTTTATTTGTCATTGCTACAAAACTCACATCAATAACCACTTGTTTACCAAAATTTTGTCCATTACCATGCCAAAGTTATACTGAAGATTCCATTTCACCAGGCACTTATCTGGTCAATTCTGTAAAAGTCAACAAACAACAACCAACTCAGTTGTTTGTGGTTCCAATGTGCCTCATAAGCGTAGCGATACATATTCTAGAAATTATATATATTCTAAATAGCTTTAACAGTTAAAAATGCTAATGTTGAATCATTAGGATGGCAATTAGAACTCCCAAGTTGGTTTTACATCTCTCCTGCTCTTAGTCTTACTCTATTTCTCAAATCAAGTATGGAGAAGTTGCATGATGATGGCAGCAAAATCAAACCTCTTTGTGCTACTAGTCTCGATATCTTGAGACCACATGCAGAAAAGAACCAACACAGAATGAACTTGTGTGTAGCTCAGACACGTGGATCGGAGATAAGTAATGTAACTAAAAACCTAATAAGTAAACATACTATCCACAATCTTTAACTGTGCTTTGTTGTCTAATAATTAGTTAGCTCCAGAAAACAATGTACCTCTGAAACCAAGAAAACATACATGCAGTCCCAATGGCCTTTTACTGTACTTTGTTGTCTAATAATTAAATAGATCCAGAAGATAGGCAGCCACATAATCATCACAGATCAATATGCTCTGCATGAAGAAAAGCAGTGATTTCCCCTTCTTCGGGAACCAATTTTGTAAGTTTATGATGAAGGCCAACTTGCCAATCCAAGAATGCATAGATAAGAAGCGTATCCAACAAGTTATATTAGCACGTAAATGGAATGTTTAGTACGACATAAGTCCAAAAGAGAACCTTTTTCCATTTTAGTTTTTTATCAAATCCTTGATGGTAGTTCAAGTGACATGGCTCCCTTTGTAACAATACATGTGCATAACATACTTGAAGCTGCTTAAGCTTAAGCCTTAAATCCAGATGTCACGATAAAATAATCTATCCAAGAACATCTCATCTACAAAATGTTTCTCATTGAAAACTTAACTGCAAAGACCTCTGTTGATCCAATAATATGTCTTAATAGCAGCAGACAAGAACAAGCTTCATGAAATTTCTTGATGTCCCTGATTCTGATCCACAGTAGGTAAAATTTCTCATACACTGAATAACATTAGCTAACGGTCCAAATGCAAACAACTGTTCTGACCACACCTTCCTGCCCTCTGCTTCTTAACTCAAGTTCAAGATGCTCTCTCACATAAAAACAAGCTTAGCATGCTTGGCATTAATCCCTCTTTCCAAGTGTGTAGGCATCACATTGAGAAGCTTCCTATAATCAACAGCCTACACCAGCCTTCTTTGATGTTAAATCTGTGCCATGAAGACAAATCTATATGTGATCACCGAACATAACCAAACCGTGCTAACTGAAATAAAAGAAAGGAAGTAATACCATTGCTAGCAAAATCAAGGAGAACTGTGAcagtctgagacaacggcttatcAGGCATCAAAAAGAATATAGATCAAAGAATAAAATGCTAAATACAAAAGTTTGAGCACCTTAGTAGTATGAACTAGACCCACCACTGCCAACATATCCACTGCCACTCAAACCACGACCAGAATAAAGGGATGTGGATGAATAGGAAGAGCCACCACCAACCTGCAAAAAAAAGTACATTAAAAGATACAGGGTAATAACCACAAAATAACAACTAAAGAATGAGCTTACATCAGATCCACGTGACAGATAACTACTGTTAAGGCTTGATGAGTACATCCGACCACCATCATTGCCACTGCCTGAACCTAAGTATAGATTTCGAAAATACATAATAACCAAGTTTTGAATATTCAATTGAatagttgaaaaaaaaattacataccTCCACCATACATTCCCTGACAGCTCCCATAAAAGCTATCATGACCAGAAAGGGAAGTACGACTACTACTATATCCCACATGAGATCGGCTAAACCTGCTTAGAAAAAACCTTATTAGATAATTGACAGAATAGTAGTGAATGTAATAGACCAATGACTAGAAATCACATATCAAACCTGTCACTATAAGCATCTCCATATTGCGCACCACTTCCACTAACATAATCCAAGCGAGCCCTTGTCTGACGTATATTTACATCCGCATAACGAGAATCATCCTAAATAGATAACCAAGCCACATAGCCAGAATTTGAAATAGTAGAAGCAAGGAAAAATTTGCAAATGTATTTGAAAAAAGAAACTCAATTAGCACCAACCAAGTCTGAGTAAGGGCGTTTTGGTCCAGGAATTGAATCATAATCTCGGCTGCGCCCCTCTCGATAAGAAGGGACAGGCCGTTCAAGTTTTCTATCATAACCATCATCAATGTAAGCACGTCTATCACCAGGGCGAGTAGCATTTCGTGGAGGAATATCAGAATAAGCAGACCCTCGGAAGGAGTAATCAACTTTGTAAGATGGATGTCTCTCTCCAGGAACTCTAGATCCATATTCAACAGCAGCTCTGCTTCTAGGAGGAGGCAGCTCATCACGCCTACCATAGTCCCTCCTAGCACTGATTTTTGGGTATGAAGCAACTATCCAAAAATATTACAAAACAATTCAGTGCTCTAGATGGTAAATGCAAGCATGATGGCCATGCAAAAGACAAGAAATGTACTTGGTGCAGGTGGCCTTCTCTCGTAGGACCTCTCTGGGGGAGGCAAACGCCCTCTCTCTGCTGCTGCCATTACAGGATGTCTGTCTCTATATCCAAGAGGTCTCTTCACACCACGACCACCAACTGGTACACCACGTGGAACAACTGGTCTAGGGGCACGACTTGGAAATCTATGAGGTGGAGGACGACCATAAGGCACACGGCCACCATAAGCAGGTCTGCGGCCAATCATAAAATTTCCACGAAGCCCACGTTTCACTCTGCCTCTTTGATGCGGCCTTGACAATCTAGCCCTAACTTTGACCTTGTTATCGCCTTCCCCTAGCTCAGCATTGTTAATGCCTTCAGCACATGAAACAGCATTATCATGGGTATCAAAAGTAACAAATCCAAAATCTTTCCTCTTGGCAGCCGGCATATTACGAGCAAGCTCAACTTTCTCAACTACACCATATTTCTTAAGATAATCCTTTACACGGTCCTCATCCCATGCAGCAGGCAAGCCATCAATAAAAACAGTTCTAACCTGAGATTCAATAGCAAATTCATACAAAACCCAATTTAGTACACTGCATTACAGGAATGCAAAAAGGCTTAAAGCCATTTCCAAAATTTCATGCACAACAAACTTACTGCACACAAAAGAAGATCAATAGCTCACTTCTTTTTGTGTTGTGCTGCAAAGAACAAATAGACTAAAACAGCAATCTTGCTACACTgcagaacaaaattatacctgtGCCATGATTTCATCGTCTGGCTCAATGAAAGAATCTGCAAATGCAACCTTGGCAGTTCTATCAACTCCGAAAACTACATCTCTCTTCTGTAGGCGCCTGTAAGCATCCATTGCTTCGGCACGTGATGAGAACTCCAGAAAGGCAAAACCACGATTCATTCCTGCGTTACTCGTATCCTCAATCAAGGTCATGTCTTCCATGTTCTCAACTCCATAGCTCTTTAGTTTCTCCTTGAACTGCATAAGAGATCCCaacaaaatccaattcaacaggaaacattataaataataaaactcCAGAAAATAGAACAAGTTAATTCAGTATATTACATGTTCCTTTGTCCATGACTTGCAAATATTACCCACAAAGAGAGTGTCACTATCTTGACTAGGAGCAACACCACACTGCTTACCACGCACCTATA
Coding sequences within:
- the LOC135662590 gene encoding uncharacterized protein LOC135662590 isoform X2 produces the protein MPPRSAKKASGGSAGLRKTASRTAKGTPKAQIQPEVAEEPPKVEVVTAPVDDVKKEIKVEEVVVEKAVAGKPVVLDSDEDDVKEVYMEEDKGERLELEDNEPEDDPEDDTAVDYGEKDMENEVQEDYVDEGEEGEEDDMAEEEEEADMVDEEIEDGGEELEGEEDDENAEEGHEIDAEEEEHHEVVKEHKKRKEFEIFVGGLDKDATEDDLKKVFTKVGVITEIRLMMNPITKKNKGFAFLRFATVEQARRAVSELKSPVVRGKQCGVAPSQDSDTLFVGNICKSWTKEHFKEKLKSYGVENMEDMTLIEDTSNAGMNRGFAFLEFSSRAEAMDAYRRLQKRDVVFGVDRTAKVAFADSFIEPDDEIMAQVRTVFIDGLPAAWDEDRVKDYLKKYGVVEKVELARNMPAAKRKDFGFVTFDTHDNAVSCAEGINNAELGEGDNKVKVRARLSRPHQRGRVKRGLRGNFMIGRRPAYGGRVPYGRPPPHRFPSRAPRPVVPRGVPVGGRGVKRPLGYRDRHPVMAAAERGRLPPPERSYERRPPAPIASYPKISARRDYGRRDELPPPRSRAAVEYGSRVPGERHPSYKVDYSFRGSAYSDIPPRNATRPGDRRAYIDDGYDRKLERPVPSYREGRSRDYDSIPGPKRPYSDLDDSRYADVNIRQTRARLDYVSGSGAQYGDAYSDRFSRSHVGYSSSRTSLSGHDSFYGSCQGMYGGGSGNDGGRMYSSSLNSSYLSRGSDVGGGSSYSSTSLYSGRGLSGSGYVGSGGSSSYY
- the LOC135662590 gene encoding uncharacterized protein LOC135662590 isoform X1 — encoded protein: MPPRSAKKASGGSAGLRKTASRTAKGTPKAQIQPEVAEEPPKVEVVTAPVDDVKKEIKVEEVVVEKAVAGKPVVLDSDEDDVKEVYMEEDKGERLELEDNEPEDDPEDDTAVDYGEKDMENEVQEDYVDEGEEGEEDDMAEEEEEADMVDEEIEDGGEELEGEEDDENAEEGHEIDAEEEEHHEVVKEHKKRKEFEIFVGGLDKDATEDDLKKVFTKVGVITEIRLMMNPITKKNKGFAFLRFATVEQARRAVSELKSPVVRGKQCGVAPSQDSDTLFVGNICKSWTKEHFKEKLKSYGVENMEDMTLIEDTSNAGMNRGFAFLEFSSRAEAMDAYRRLQKRDVVFGVDRTAKVAFADSFIEPDDEIMAQVRTVFIDGLPAAWDEDRVKDYLKKYGVVEKVELARNMPAAKRKDFGFVTFDTHDNAVSCAEGINNAELGEGDNKVKVRARLSRPHQRGRVKRGLRGNFMIGRRPAYGGRVPYGRPPPHRFPSRAPRPVVPRGVPVGGRGVKRPLGYRDRHPVMAAAERGRLPPPERSYERRPPAPIASYPKISARRDYGRRDELPPPRSRAAVEYGSRVPGERHPSYKVDYSFRGSAYSDIPPRNATRPGDRRAYIDDGYDRKLERPVPSYREGRSRDYDSIPGPKRPYSDLDDSRYADVNIRQTRARLDYVSGSGAQYGDAYSDRFSRSHVGYSSSRTSLSGHDSFYGSCQGMYGGGSGSGNDGGRMYSSSLNSSYLSRGSDVGGGSSYSSTSLYSGRGLSGSGYVGSGGSSSYY